From one Phycodurus eques isolate BA_2022a chromosome 6, UOR_Pequ_1.1, whole genome shotgun sequence genomic stretch:
- the tbce gene encoding tubulin-specific chaperone E: MAAERTEAEAEVPEDAVGRRVSCGQHRATVRFVGPVPPTEGVWLGVEWDDPTRGKHDGCHDGARYFMCRHPTGGSFVRPSKASWGVDFLRAARRVYDVDAEAVLGEEITVSSKTLEWADVRERSLESLPSVLLKNCLVNGPGEDGQILQTTPNVRWLDLSASLLCRWEDVAAIARQLLCLEALLLSSNRLRLPSDPAAHRPAFRDLKVLTLIGCELTWPQILRCAPMWPKLEELIVEDNHITHLHRPEGVLQELKCLNVSKNPLDQDSLLNLAALPRLEQLIMTDTGFSSIHFPDAAPGLETSAFASLEKLNLNCNNISEWVVIDELSKLASLRHLWCRGNPLASADRNPRTANQMLVAKLPHLRVLDGCEVTPEERRGAEFDYLKMFGEEWLEARGRSQLSQQFASRHPRYSSLVDKYGAPEEGELTKRQPFALKNQLLKITFVFVDDEARTPVEKKLPASMEVQKVKGLLSRIMKVPASDLKLSYTSAKVVGPEYHMDSDLKTLFFYAVEDGDTVLVRRS; the protein is encoded by the exons ATGGCGGCGGAGCGGACGGAAGCGGAGGCGGAGGTCCCGGAGGACGCCGTGGGAAGGCGGGTGTCGTGCGGCCAGCACCGGGCCACGGTCCGCTTCGTGGGCCCCGTGCCGCCCACTGAAG GTGTGTGGTTGGGCGTAGAGTGGGACGACCCCACGCGGGGGAAACACGACGGGTGCCACGATGGCGCTCGCTACTTCATGTGCAG GCACCCGACCGGCGGCTCCTTCGTCCGGCCGTCCAAGGCGAGTTGGGGCGTGGACTTCCTGCGGGCGGCGCGGCGCGTGTACGACGTGGATGCCGAGGCGGTGCTCGGCGAGGAGATCACCGTCTCCAGCAAAACGCTGGAGTGGGCCGACGTCAGGGAGCGCAG TTTGGAAAGTCTTCCGAGCGTTCTGCTCAAAAACTGCTTGGTGAACGGACCGGGAGAAGATGGGCAGATCCTCCAAACCACGCCCA ACGTGCGCTGGTTGGACCTGAGCGCCTCCCTGCTGTGCCGCTGGGAGGACGTGGCCGCAATCGCTCGGCAGCTGCTATGTCTGGAGGCGCTTCTGCTCAG CTCCAACAGACTACGTTTGCCCTCCGACCCCGCGGCCCACCGCCCGGCCTTCCGCGACCTCAAAGTTCTGACGCTCATCGGTTGCGAGCTCACGTGGCCGCAG ATCCTGCGGTGCGCCCCCATGTGGCCGAAGTTGGAGGAGCTCATCGTGGAGGACAACCACATCACACACTTGCACAG GCCCGAGGGCGTCCTGCAGGAGCTCAAGTGTCTCAATGTGTCCAAAAACCCTCTAGACCAGGACAGCCTGCTCAACCTGGCCGCTCTGCCGAG actGGAGCAGTTAATCATGACTGACACGGGGTTCTCCAGCATTCACTTCCCCGATGCCGCGCCAG GACTGGAGACGTCCGCGTTCGCGTCACTGGAGAAGCTCAACTTGAACTGCAACAACATCTCTGAG TGGGTCGTGATCGACGAGCTGTCCAAGCTGGCGTCGTTGCGACATCTTTGGTGTCGAGGAAACCCGTTGGCCAGCGCCGACCGCAACCCGAGGACGGCCAATCAGATGCTCGTCGCCAAGCTGCCGCACCTACGGGTCCTCGACGGATGCGAG GTGACCCCCGAGGAGAGGAGGGGTGCGGAGTTCGACTACCTGAAGATGTTCGGCGAGGAATGGCTGGAGGCCAGGGGGCGGAGTCAGCTGAGCCAGCAGTTCGCCAGTCGGCATCCGCGTTACAGCAGCCTCGTTGACA AGTACGGCGCTCCAGAAGAAGGCGAGCTAACGAAGCGTCAACCATTTGCGCTTAAGAATCAGCTGTTAA AAATCACCTTTGTGTTTGTGGACGATGAGGCGAGGACGCCAGTGGAGAAGAAACTTCCAG CCTCCATGGAAGTCCAGAAGGTCAAAGGTCTTCTGTCCAGAATCATGAAGGTCCCCGCGAGCGACCTGAAGCTGAGCTACACCAGCGCCAAG GTTGTGGGTCCAGAGTACCACATGGACAGTGACCTCAAGACTTTGTTCTTCTACGCCGTGGAGGACGGCGACACGGTCCTAGTACGACGCtcgtaa
- the pgap4 gene encoding transmembrane protein 246 isoform X1, which produces MLRLPRPRVRWSSGATQTLVVFALTFCAVLPVCCHRLLHSYYFLRSAYLDAASEDALRQSLRRGQDALRFWQSASAPAPSPASAPALSRPPELLVAVVTARRREALRYHYLLQVTRELTALLSGCGERPCAQVVLCDVQSGPDVNEDAELLERHFPVIRRPYRSSLPLDTFEREKRDYVFCLRRAFRLARPRNMVVLEDDAVPRPDFFRVLNELLSRRFAAESLYVKLYHPERLQRYWNPEPYRILEWVGLGLLGATLLLRLLTVWNPCSLSLRMSAGHLALLAVYVMAAAELLGRHYLLEARRLSPQLYAVSPATECCTPAMLYPGNASLRVAAYLDRAACSRGNAKDTVLYRAARDTPGERAHSVEPNLVTHIGAFSSIRPNPGSAQAALTPVGALWLTSAIPL; this is translated from the exons ATGCTGCGGCTGCCTCGCCCGCGCGTGCGCTGGTCCAGCGGGGCCACGCAGACGCTGGTGGTGTTCGCGCTGACGTTCTGCGCGGTACTTCCTGTGTGTTGCCACCGCCTGCTGCACTCCTACTACTTCCTGCGCTCCGCCTACTTGGACGCCGCCAGCGAGGACGCCTTGCGCCAGAGTCTGCGGCGCGGTCAGGACGCGCTGCGCTTCTGGCAGAGCGCCTCCGCCCCGGCGCCCTCGCCCGCCTCCGCCCCGGCGCTTTCCCGGCCTCCCGAGCTGCTGGTCGCCGTGGTGACGGCGAGGCGGCGCGAGGCCCTCCGGTACCACTACCTCCTGCAGGTGACCCGCGAGCTCACCGCTCTTCTGAGCGGCTGCGGGGAGCGGCCCTGCGCCCAG GTGGTGCTGTGCGACGTGCAGAGCGGCCCGGACGTCAACGAGGACGCCGAACTGCTGGAGCGGCACTTCCCCGTCATCCGCCGGCCGTACCGGAGCAGCCTGCCCCTCGACACCTTCGAGCGCGAGAAGCGCGACTACGTGTTCTGTCTGCGCCGAGCCTTCCGGCTGGCGCGGCCCCGGAACATGGTGGTCCTGGAAGACGACGCCGTGCCCCGCCCGGACTTCTTCCGGGTTCTGAACGAGCTCCTGAGTCGGCGCTTCGCCGCCGAGTCGCTCTACGTCAAGCTCTACCACCCCGAGCGTCTGCAGCGCTACTGGAACCCGGAACCCTACCGCATCCTGGAGTGGGTGGGTCTGGGCCTGCTGGGCGCCACCCTGCTCCTGCGGCTCCTGACCGTCTGGAACCCCTGCTCGTTGTCCTTGCGCATGTCCGCCGGGCACCTGGCGCTCCTGGCCGTGTACGTGATGGCGGCGGCCGAGCTGCTGGGCCGCCACTACCTCCTGGAGGCGCGGCGCCTGTCCCCGCAGCTCTACGCCGTGTCGCCCGCCACCGAGTGCTGCACGCCGGCCATGTTGTACCCGGGCAACGCCTCCCTGAGGGTGGCCGCCTACTTGGACCGAGCCGCCTGCTCGAGGGGCAACGCCAAGGACACGGTCCTCTACCGGGCCGCCCGCGACACGCCCGGAGAGCGCGCGCACAGCGTGGAACCCAACCTGGTCACGCACATCGGAGCGTTCTCCTCGATCCGGCCCAACCCAGGCTCGGCCCAGGCTGCTTTGACCCCCGTCGGAGCGCTTTGGTTGACTTCCGCGATCCCGCTTTAG
- the rbm34 gene encoding RNA-binding protein 34 isoform X2, with protein sequence MKRKVAQSCSTEASSDYQVGQVSGSLLQNSCAASGSLSALFGTTAPTVSGALFKPAPQLPQLGERSEAPEVKVEAGEKQKRKKKPKVKTEAEQKLENREVSLQNADEDERAPANKKRGAWEAGLEKGAEHWVLKRQRRRQEKQEEQTKNRRTAFVGNLPINCTKKALLGMFRADGTIESIRFRSMVREDPAMSRRVAAIKRQGHPLKQSINAYVVFKEPQGVAKALRRNGMAIEKDFIIRVDRVSAERAKSHDHKRSVFVGNLDFELKELALRRHFEECGVVEAVRLVRDRNTGLGKGFGYVLFESIDAVQLALKLEGSKLEGRPVRVKRSTEKERRSAAPRRTAAAGNQGKGHRSTNFKGEVARPNQKNKKKTTKKKVKKSRKNVHI encoded by the exons ATGAAGAGGAAAGTTGCGCAGAG CTGCAGCACGGAGGCGTCCTCCGACTACCAAGTGGGTCAGGTGTCGGGCAGTTTGCTCCAGAACAGTTGTGCGGCTTCTGGCTCGCTTTCGGCTCTCTTCGGCACCACCGCGCCGACAGTAAGCGGCGCCCTCTTTAAACCCGCCCCGCAG CTTCCACAGCTCGGCGAGCGGTCGGAAGCTCCAGAGGTCAAAGTTGAAGCTGGCGAGAAGCAGAAACGGAAGAAAAAGCCCAAGGTGAAAACGGAAGCTGAGCAGAAGCTGGAGAACAG GGAGGTCAGCCTGCAGAACGCAGACGAAGATGAGAGAGCACCGGCCAATAAGAAGCGCGGCGCGTGGGAGGCGGGGCTCGAGAAGGGGGCGGAGCATTGGGTTCTCAAGAGGCAGCGGAGGCGGCAGGAAAAGCAGGAAGAACAAACCAAGAACCGGAGGACGGCCTTCGTGGGAAATCTGCCCATCAACTGCACCAAGAAG GCGCTGCTCGGCATGTTCCGGGCCGACGGCACCATCGAGTCGATCCGGTTCCGCTCCATG GTGCGAGAGGATCCGGCTATGTCGCGCAGAGTCGCTGCCATCAA GCGCCAAGGTCACCCGCTGAAGCAGAGCATCAACGCCTACGTTGTCTTCAAGGAGCCACAAGGGGTCGCCAAAGCACTGCGGAG GAACGGCATGGCGATCGagaaggatttcatcatccgcGTGGACAGAGTGAGCGCCGAGAGGGCGAAAAGC CACGACCACAAGCGCTCCGTGTTCGTGGGGAACCTCGACTTCG AGCTGAAAGAGTTGGCGTTGCGGCGACACTTCGAGGAATGCGGCGTCGTGGAGGCCGTCCGACTGGTGCGCGACCGCAATACGGGACTGGGAAAAGGCTTCGGTTACGTCCTCTTTGAG AGTATCGACGCGGTCCAGCTGGCGCTGAAGCTGGAGGGCTCGAAGCTGGAGGGTCGGCCCGTTAGGGTGAAACGGTCCACCGAGAAGGAGCGGAGGAGCGCCGCCCCGAGGAGAACGGCAGCCGCGGGGAACCAGGGCAAAGGTCACCGCTCGACAAACTTcaaaggcgaggtggcccgccccaatcaaaaaaacaaaaagaaaactacCAAGAAGAAGGTGAAGAAGAGCAGGAAAAACGTCCACATATGA
- the tpcn3 gene encoding two pore segment channel 3 isoform X1 — MTGTSSRGARACQGRDAKSKEDFDLASAYVSDAQYNRNVFFDTSPQAIRLYLLYNRRLPRVLVYFFILLDLSLAAFEAPAVWPLPPWATMLAELVCLHVFALRLIHYAKVIPRDKFWKDPKNICMIAILALTLVDMIIYGALHAAGFYALRWSRVLRPLLLVNVTEGRQLRRAIRSIRNTLPQILSVFLLFIFSILIFSLMALKLFSKRGLTTADGAPYFSNYADAVFDLYVLVTTANSPDVMMPAYDAGSAFAVFFIVYVLVNTYIFMSVFLAVVFNNYKKYLKEEVRQLVRAKWRKMARAFAVLRESPEDGGEGRGEPLVSRASWNRLVRSVQPDISRAHTELLWSVSDDDNRGAIDERSFVQLADLLNIEVITLKSRPHPLDRLCPALYRSAPSRLVCRSVRHRAFAVAYDVVILINAVFIGLDEEEPMIANSEWAFLALYLLEILLKLYVIEPRTFFSAHSFWNWFDTIIVVCALVATVINAALESSGRYTSRQILDIVFILRVLRLIRVVDSIERFRTIMNTLIRIGPAILTFGQLVLVVYYVFAVVGMELFAGKVKFYEDAGDPARADCGNALLRGSAFARLGYCKNNFNNVVAAFVLLVQLTVVNQWHILSSGFTAVTHKSARIYFVLFHVVVVIVIINIFVAFVLEAFFLEYSLDKSDLHTELEKKIEQLQLGVAQDAMEDNLVGATETSDLEQPAEQSESSKHKLMFKIASKRYRTVDALLQRLFEADLEREDDDAADVRDGNGNFANPSFGAA; from the exons atgACGGGCACCAGCAGCCGTGGCGCGCGCGCCTGCCAAGGAAGAGACGCCAAAAGCAAAGAG GATTTCGACCTGGCGTCGGCGTACGTGTCGGACGCTCAGTACAACCGGAACGTTTTCTTCGACACGTCGCCGCAGGCCATCAG GTTGTATCTGCTGTACAACCGCCGACTTCCTCGGGTGCTGGTCTACTTCTTCATCCTGCTGGACTTGAGCTTGGCCGCCTTCGAGGCGCCCGCCGTCTGGCCTCTGCCGCCGTGG GCGACCATGCTGGCGGAGCTCGTGTGTCTGCACGTGTTCGCCCTGCGGTTGATCCACTACGCCAAGGTGATCCCCCGAGACAAGTTCTGGAAGGACCCCAAGAACATCTGCATGATTGCCATCCTGGCG CTGACACTGGTGGACATGATCATCTACGGTGCGCTGCACGCCGCGGGCTTCTACGCCCTCCGCTGGTCACGAGTGCTGCGGCCGCTCCTATTGGTCAACGTGACGGAGGGCCGGCAG CTGCGCAGGGCCATCAGGAGCATCCGCAACACCCTCCCTCAGATTTTGTCGGTGTTCCTGCTCTTCATCTTCAGCATCCTCATCTTCTCCCTGATGGCGCTCAAACTCTTTAGCAAGCG CGGCCTGACGACGGCGGACGGCGCTCCGTACTTCTCCAATTACGCCGACGCCGTGTTCGACCTCTACGTGCTGGTCACCACGGCCAACAGCCCCGACGTCAT GATGCCGGCGTACGACGCCGGCTCGGCCTTCGCCGTCTTCTTCATCGTCTACGTCCTGGTCAACACGTACATCTTCATGTCCGTCTTCCTCGCCGTCGTCTTCAACAACTACAAGAAGTACTTGAAG GAGGAGGTGCGGCAGTTGGTGCGGGCCAAGTGGCGCAAGATGGCACGCGCCTTCGCCGTGCTGCGGGAAAGTCCCGAGGACGGCGGCGAAGGCCGAGGCGAGCCGCTGGTCAGCCGCGCCAGCTGGAACCGCCTCGTGCGATCGGTCCAGCCCGACATCAGCCGCGCCCACACGGAGCTGCTGTGGAGCGTTTCGGACGACGACAACCGCGGCGCCATCG ACGAGCGGTCGTTCGTGCAGCTGGCCGACCTTCTCAACATCGAGGTGATCACGCTCAAGTCCAGGCCGCACCCGCTCGACCGCCTGTGCCCCGCCCTCTACCGGTCGGCGCCCAGCCGCCTCGTCTGCCGATCGGTCCGGCACAG GGCCTTCGCGGTGGCGTACGACGTCGTCATCCTGATCAACGCCGTTTTCATCGGCCTGGACGAGGAGGAGCCGATGATCGCCAATTCCGAGTGGGCCTTCCTGGCTCTCTACCTGCTGGAGATCCTCCTCAAACTTTACGTcatcgaacccagaaccttctTCTCGGCGCACAGCTTCTGGAACTG GTTCGACACGATCATCGTGGTCTGCGCGCTCGTTGCCACCGTCATCAACGCCGCCCTCGAGTCAT CGGGCAGGTACACCAGCCGCCAGATCCTGGACATCGTTTTCATCCTGCGGGTGCTGCGACTCATCCGAGTGGTGGACAGCATCGAGAG GTTCCGCACCATCATGAACACACTGATCCGGATCGGACCGGCCATCCTCACCTTCGGACAACTCGTCCTG GTGGTCTACTACGTGTTCGCCGTGGTCGGCATGGAGCTGTTCGCGGGCAAGGTGAAGTTCTACGAGGATGCGGGAGACCCGGCGAGGGCCGACTGCGGGAACGCGCTGCTGCGAGGGAGCGCCTTCGCCCGGCTCGGCTACTGCAAGAACAACTTCAACAACGTCGTCGCCGCCTTCGTCCTCCTCGTGCAGCTCACCGTCGTCAACCAGTGGCACA TCCTGAGCAGCGGCTTCACGGCCGTCACGCACAAGTCGGCCAGGATCTACTTCGTGCTCTTccacgtcgtcgtcgtcatcgtcatcatcaa CATCTTCGTGGCGTTCGTGTTGGAGGCCTTCTTCCTCGAGTACTCGCTGGACAAGAGCGACCTGCACACCGAGCTCGAGAAGAAGATTGAGCAGCTCCAGCTCGGAGTGGCGCA GGACGCGATGGAGGACAACCTGGTGGGCGCCACGGAGACGAGTGATCTCGAGCAGCCCGCCGAGCAGTCGGAGAGCAGCAAGCACAAGCTCATGTTCAAAATCGCCTCCAAAA GGTATCGAACCGTGGACGCGTTGCTGCAGCGCCTGTTCGAGGCCGACTTGGAGCGGGAAGACGACGACGCCGCCGACGTTCGCGACGGCAACGGAAACTTCGCCAACCCGTCCTTCGGCGCCGCGTAA
- the pgap4 gene encoding transmembrane protein 246 isoform X2, with protein MLRLPRPRVRWSSGATQTLVVFALTFCAVLPVCCHRLLHSYYFLRSAYLDAASEDALRQSLRRGQDALRFWQSASAPAPSPASAPALSRPPELLVAVVTARRREALRYHYLLQVVLCDVQSGPDVNEDAELLERHFPVIRRPYRSSLPLDTFEREKRDYVFCLRRAFRLARPRNMVVLEDDAVPRPDFFRVLNELLSRRFAAESLYVKLYHPERLQRYWNPEPYRILEWVGLGLLGATLLLRLLTVWNPCSLSLRMSAGHLALLAVYVMAAAELLGRHYLLEARRLSPQLYAVSPATECCTPAMLYPGNASLRVAAYLDRAACSRGNAKDTVLYRAARDTPGERAHSVEPNLVTHIGAFSSIRPNPGSAQAALTPVGALWLTSAIPL; from the exons ATGCTGCGGCTGCCTCGCCCGCGCGTGCGCTGGTCCAGCGGGGCCACGCAGACGCTGGTGGTGTTCGCGCTGACGTTCTGCGCGGTACTTCCTGTGTGTTGCCACCGCCTGCTGCACTCCTACTACTTCCTGCGCTCCGCCTACTTGGACGCCGCCAGCGAGGACGCCTTGCGCCAGAGTCTGCGGCGCGGTCAGGACGCGCTGCGCTTCTGGCAGAGCGCCTCCGCCCCGGCGCCCTCGCCCGCCTCCGCCCCGGCGCTTTCCCGGCCTCCCGAGCTGCTGGTCGCCGTGGTGACGGCGAGGCGGCGCGAGGCCCTCCGGTACCACTACCTCCTGCAG GTGGTGCTGTGCGACGTGCAGAGCGGCCCGGACGTCAACGAGGACGCCGAACTGCTGGAGCGGCACTTCCCCGTCATCCGCCGGCCGTACCGGAGCAGCCTGCCCCTCGACACCTTCGAGCGCGAGAAGCGCGACTACGTGTTCTGTCTGCGCCGAGCCTTCCGGCTGGCGCGGCCCCGGAACATGGTGGTCCTGGAAGACGACGCCGTGCCCCGCCCGGACTTCTTCCGGGTTCTGAACGAGCTCCTGAGTCGGCGCTTCGCCGCCGAGTCGCTCTACGTCAAGCTCTACCACCCCGAGCGTCTGCAGCGCTACTGGAACCCGGAACCCTACCGCATCCTGGAGTGGGTGGGTCTGGGCCTGCTGGGCGCCACCCTGCTCCTGCGGCTCCTGACCGTCTGGAACCCCTGCTCGTTGTCCTTGCGCATGTCCGCCGGGCACCTGGCGCTCCTGGCCGTGTACGTGATGGCGGCGGCCGAGCTGCTGGGCCGCCACTACCTCCTGGAGGCGCGGCGCCTGTCCCCGCAGCTCTACGCCGTGTCGCCCGCCACCGAGTGCTGCACGCCGGCCATGTTGTACCCGGGCAACGCCTCCCTGAGGGTGGCCGCCTACTTGGACCGAGCCGCCTGCTCGAGGGGCAACGCCAAGGACACGGTCCTCTACCGGGCCGCCCGCGACACGCCCGGAGAGCGCGCGCACAGCGTGGAACCCAACCTGGTCACGCACATCGGAGCGTTCTCCTCGATCCGGCCCAACCCAGGCTCGGCCCAGGCTGCTTTGACCCCCGTCGGAGCGCTTTGGTTGACTTCCGCGATCCCGCTTTAG
- the rbm34 gene encoding RNA-binding protein 34 isoform X1, with protein MKRKVAQSSCSTEASSDYQVGQVSGSLLQNSCAASGSLSALFGTTAPTVSGALFKPAPQLPQLGERSEAPEVKVEAGEKQKRKKKPKVKTEAEQKLENREVSLQNADEDERAPANKKRGAWEAGLEKGAEHWVLKRQRRRQEKQEEQTKNRRTAFVGNLPINCTKKALLGMFRADGTIESIRFRSMVREDPAMSRRVAAIKRQGHPLKQSINAYVVFKEPQGVAKALRRNGMAIEKDFIIRVDRVSAERAKSHDHKRSVFVGNLDFELKELALRRHFEECGVVEAVRLVRDRNTGLGKGFGYVLFESIDAVQLALKLEGSKLEGRPVRVKRSTEKERRSAAPRRTAAAGNQGKGHRSTNFKGEVARPNQKNKKKTTKKKVKKSRKNVHI; from the exons ATGAAGAGGAAAGTTGCGCAGAG cAGCTGCAGCACGGAGGCGTCCTCCGACTACCAAGTGGGTCAGGTGTCGGGCAGTTTGCTCCAGAACAGTTGTGCGGCTTCTGGCTCGCTTTCGGCTCTCTTCGGCACCACCGCGCCGACAGTAAGCGGCGCCCTCTTTAAACCCGCCCCGCAG CTTCCACAGCTCGGCGAGCGGTCGGAAGCTCCAGAGGTCAAAGTTGAAGCTGGCGAGAAGCAGAAACGGAAGAAAAAGCCCAAGGTGAAAACGGAAGCTGAGCAGAAGCTGGAGAACAG GGAGGTCAGCCTGCAGAACGCAGACGAAGATGAGAGAGCACCGGCCAATAAGAAGCGCGGCGCGTGGGAGGCGGGGCTCGAGAAGGGGGCGGAGCATTGGGTTCTCAAGAGGCAGCGGAGGCGGCAGGAAAAGCAGGAAGAACAAACCAAGAACCGGAGGACGGCCTTCGTGGGAAATCTGCCCATCAACTGCACCAAGAAG GCGCTGCTCGGCATGTTCCGGGCCGACGGCACCATCGAGTCGATCCGGTTCCGCTCCATG GTGCGAGAGGATCCGGCTATGTCGCGCAGAGTCGCTGCCATCAA GCGCCAAGGTCACCCGCTGAAGCAGAGCATCAACGCCTACGTTGTCTTCAAGGAGCCACAAGGGGTCGCCAAAGCACTGCGGAG GAACGGCATGGCGATCGagaaggatttcatcatccgcGTGGACAGAGTGAGCGCCGAGAGGGCGAAAAGC CACGACCACAAGCGCTCCGTGTTCGTGGGGAACCTCGACTTCG AGCTGAAAGAGTTGGCGTTGCGGCGACACTTCGAGGAATGCGGCGTCGTGGAGGCCGTCCGACTGGTGCGCGACCGCAATACGGGACTGGGAAAAGGCTTCGGTTACGTCCTCTTTGAG AGTATCGACGCGGTCCAGCTGGCGCTGAAGCTGGAGGGCTCGAAGCTGGAGGGTCGGCCCGTTAGGGTGAAACGGTCCACCGAGAAGGAGCGGAGGAGCGCCGCCCCGAGGAGAACGGCAGCCGCGGGGAACCAGGGCAAAGGTCACCGCTCGACAAACTTcaaaggcgaggtggcccgccccaatcaaaaaaacaaaaagaaaactacCAAGAAGAAGGTGAAGAAGAGCAGGAAAAACGTCCACATATGA
- the tpcn3 gene encoding two pore segment channel 3 isoform X2, whose translation MLAELVCLHVFALRLIHYAKVIPRDKFWKDPKNICMIAILALTLVDMIIYGALHAAGFYALRWSRVLRPLLLVNVTEGRQVGHVIPRGRPTGPERIAGLPPTPCARVKLRRAIRSIRNTLPQILSVFLLFIFSILIFSLMALKLFSKRGLTTADGAPYFSNYADAVFDLYVLVTTANSPDVMMPAYDAGSAFAVFFIVYVLVNTYIFMSVFLAVVFNNYKKYLKEEVRQLVRAKWRKMARAFAVLRESPEDGGEGRGEPLVSRASWNRLVRSVQPDISRAHTELLWSVSDDDNRGAIDERSFVQLADLLNIEVITLKSRPHPLDRLCPALYRSAPSRLVCRSVRHRAFAVAYDVVILINAVFIGLDEEEPMIANSEWAFLALYLLEILLKLYVIEPRTFFSAHSFWNWFDTIIVVCALVATVINAALESSGRYTSRQILDIVFILRVLRLIRVVDSIERFRTIMNTLIRIGPAILTFGQLVLVVYYVFAVVGMELFAGKVKFYEDAGDPARADCGNALLRGSAFARLGYCKNNFNNVVAAFVLLVQLTVVNQWHILSSGFTAVTHKSARIYFVLFHVVVVIVIINIFVAFVLEAFFLEYSLDKSDLHTELEKKIEQLQLGVAQDAMEDNLVGATETSDLEQPAEQSESSKHKLMFKIASKRYRTVDALLQRLFEADLEREDDDAADVRDGNGNFANPSFGAA comes from the exons ATGCTGGCGGAGCTCGTGTGTCTGCACGTGTTCGCCCTGCGGTTGATCCACTACGCCAAGGTGATCCCCCGAGACAAGTTCTGGAAGGACCCCAAGAACATCTGCATGATTGCCATCCTGGCG CTGACACTGGTGGACATGATCATCTACGGTGCGCTGCACGCCGCGGGCTTCTACGCCCTCCGCTGGTCACGAGTGCTGCGGCCGCTCCTATTGGTCAACGTGACGGAGGGCCGGCAGGTAGGTCACGTGATCCCGCGCGGACGTCCTACGGGGCCCGAACGCATCGCCGGTCTCCCGCCGACCCCGTGTGCGCGTGTGAAGCTGCGCAGGGCCATCAGGAGCATCCGCAACACCCTCCCTCAGATTTTGTCGGTGTTCCTGCTCTTCATCTTCAGCATCCTCATCTTCTCCCTGATGGCGCTCAAACTCTTTAGCAAGCG CGGCCTGACGACGGCGGACGGCGCTCCGTACTTCTCCAATTACGCCGACGCCGTGTTCGACCTCTACGTGCTGGTCACCACGGCCAACAGCCCCGACGTCAT GATGCCGGCGTACGACGCCGGCTCGGCCTTCGCCGTCTTCTTCATCGTCTACGTCCTGGTCAACACGTACATCTTCATGTCCGTCTTCCTCGCCGTCGTCTTCAACAACTACAAGAAGTACTTGAAG GAGGAGGTGCGGCAGTTGGTGCGGGCCAAGTGGCGCAAGATGGCACGCGCCTTCGCCGTGCTGCGGGAAAGTCCCGAGGACGGCGGCGAAGGCCGAGGCGAGCCGCTGGTCAGCCGCGCCAGCTGGAACCGCCTCGTGCGATCGGTCCAGCCCGACATCAGCCGCGCCCACACGGAGCTGCTGTGGAGCGTTTCGGACGACGACAACCGCGGCGCCATCG ACGAGCGGTCGTTCGTGCAGCTGGCCGACCTTCTCAACATCGAGGTGATCACGCTCAAGTCCAGGCCGCACCCGCTCGACCGCCTGTGCCCCGCCCTCTACCGGTCGGCGCCCAGCCGCCTCGTCTGCCGATCGGTCCGGCACAG GGCCTTCGCGGTGGCGTACGACGTCGTCATCCTGATCAACGCCGTTTTCATCGGCCTGGACGAGGAGGAGCCGATGATCGCCAATTCCGAGTGGGCCTTCCTGGCTCTCTACCTGCTGGAGATCCTCCTCAAACTTTACGTcatcgaacccagaaccttctTCTCGGCGCACAGCTTCTGGAACTG GTTCGACACGATCATCGTGGTCTGCGCGCTCGTTGCCACCGTCATCAACGCCGCCCTCGAGTCAT CGGGCAGGTACACCAGCCGCCAGATCCTGGACATCGTTTTCATCCTGCGGGTGCTGCGACTCATCCGAGTGGTGGACAGCATCGAGAG GTTCCGCACCATCATGAACACACTGATCCGGATCGGACCGGCCATCCTCACCTTCGGACAACTCGTCCTG GTGGTCTACTACGTGTTCGCCGTGGTCGGCATGGAGCTGTTCGCGGGCAAGGTGAAGTTCTACGAGGATGCGGGAGACCCGGCGAGGGCCGACTGCGGGAACGCGCTGCTGCGAGGGAGCGCCTTCGCCCGGCTCGGCTACTGCAAGAACAACTTCAACAACGTCGTCGCCGCCTTCGTCCTCCTCGTGCAGCTCACCGTCGTCAACCAGTGGCACA TCCTGAGCAGCGGCTTCACGGCCGTCACGCACAAGTCGGCCAGGATCTACTTCGTGCTCTTccacgtcgtcgtcgtcatcgtcatcatcaa CATCTTCGTGGCGTTCGTGTTGGAGGCCTTCTTCCTCGAGTACTCGCTGGACAAGAGCGACCTGCACACCGAGCTCGAGAAGAAGATTGAGCAGCTCCAGCTCGGAGTGGCGCA GGACGCGATGGAGGACAACCTGGTGGGCGCCACGGAGACGAGTGATCTCGAGCAGCCCGCCGAGCAGTCGGAGAGCAGCAAGCACAAGCTCATGTTCAAAATCGCCTCCAAAA GGTATCGAACCGTGGACGCGTTGCTGCAGCGCCTGTTCGAGGCCGACTTGGAGCGGGAAGACGACGACGCCGCCGACGTTCGCGACGGCAACGGAAACTTCGCCAACCCGTCCTTCGGCGCCGCGTAA